Proteins encoded within one genomic window of Triticum aestivum cultivar Chinese Spring chromosome 2D, IWGSC CS RefSeq v2.1, whole genome shotgun sequence:
- the LOC123048152 gene encoding LOB domain-containing protein 1 → MESSGDTAPLHSSPTPTSPPAMATGTAVVMSPCAACKILRRRCVDRCVLAPYFPPTDPHKFATAHRVFGASNIIKLLQDLPEEQRADAVSSMVYEAAARARDPVYGSAGAICQLQRQVDGLKAQLARAQAELAAARAHHAHLVALLCVEVATAAAAPPQDAYCAAGGGSQSQLAAPPGVGSTPADALYVVDGSAVGGGGIMQAGHVGWADEPLWT, encoded by the coding sequence ATGGAGTCGTCGGGCGACACGGCGCCGTTGCACTCCTCACCGACCCCGACGTCGCCGCCGGCAATGGCGACGGGGACGGCGGTGGTGATGAGCCCGTGCGCGGCGTGCAAGATCCTCCGCCGCCGGTGCGTGGACCGCTGCGTGCTGGCGCCCTACTTCCCGCCCACGGACCCCCACAAGTTCGCCACCGCGCACCGCGTCTTCGGCGCCAGCAACATCATCAAGCTCCTGCAGGACCTGCCCGAGGAGCAGCGCGCGGACGCGGTGAGCAGCATGGTGTACGAGGCGGCCGCGCGCGCGCGGGACCCCGTCTACGGCAGCGCCGGCGCCATCTGCCAGCTCCAGAGGCAGGTCGACGGCCTCAAGGCGCAGCTCGCGCGCGCGCaggcggagctcgccgccgcccgcgcccaccaCGCGCACCTCGTCGCGCTGCTCTGCGTCGAggtggccaccgccgccgccgcgcctccgcaGGACGCCTACTGTGCTGCCGGAGGCGGATCGCAGTCCCAGCTCGCCGCACCCCCTGGTGTCGGCTCCACGCCCGCGGACGCGCTCTACGTCGTCGACGGCagcgcggtgggcggcggcggcatcATGCAGGCCGGGCACGTCGGCTGGGCCGACGAGCCGCTCTGGACATGA